From one Lycium ferocissimum isolate CSIRO_LF1 chromosome 5, AGI_CSIRO_Lferr_CH_V1, whole genome shotgun sequence genomic stretch:
- the LOC132056631 gene encoding receptor-like serine/threonine-protein kinase At4g25390: MPSRPLPPPLSPPPPRVHHHLLPPLAGGIAAATAASLLILFTFCFRKINLKKKTAPSPNSGSSKPPHRFTYTSLKRATCNFSPSLRLGQGGFGSVYSGTIKSPSPNSNNISVAVKVMDSGSLQGEREFQNELLFAGKMNSKYIVSTIGFSSDKRGRRMLLVYELLVNGSLQDCLLHRKCSELKDWGKRFSIAVDIAKGLEYLHHFCDPPAIHGDIKPSNILLDDDFNAKIGDFGLARLKVEDQVEIDVKKESPLRNGVEDNGSVVEETESVITVNGVEQSPESFSASGVELSPEAPVVSPRTVADMVSPSEGIEKTSLSEGNFDRSSIDSGVEIGHKKKSGVKKKRSITGKDWWWKQDTGGTDSGVVKDYVMEWIGNEIKKERPKTDWIGASSSSGKPEKKKHKKRLDWWVSLDDEKNVKKEKRRPAREWWKEEYCEELARKKKKKKKQQGGIGSISDDCHSESWWPRDDELYTANKKKKRSRSRSSKSSMDWWLDGFSSELRRARKNSYDSASGEIPKSGGTGISSTPSMRGTVCYVAPEYGSCGDLSEKCDVYSYGVLLLVLIAGRRPLQVTGSPMSEFQRANLLSWARHLARAGKLLDLVDQSVTVESLDKEQALLCITVALLCLQKSPARRPSMKEVVGMLSGDLEAPQLPVELSPSPPSRFPYKSHKKVR; the protein is encoded by the coding sequence ATGCCATCTCGTCCACTACCACCACCACTATCTCCACCGCCGCCACGTGTACACCACCATCTACTTCCACCACTCGCCGGCGGTATCGCCGCCGCCACCGCCGCCTCACTCCTTATACTCTTCACTTTCTGCTTCCGTAAAAtcaaccttaaaaaaaaaaccgccCCATCTCCTAACTCCGGGTCATCAAAACCCCCTCACCGGTTCACCTACACCTCTCTCAAACGCGCCACGTGTAACTTCTCTCCTTCTCTCCGTTTGGGCCAAGGCGGGTTCGGGTCGGTCTACAGCGGAACCATCAAAAGCCCAAGCCCAAATTCTAATAATATCTCTGTTGCTGTTAAAGTAATGGACTCAGGTTCCTTACAAGGTGAACGTGAATTCCAAAATGAACTCCTTTTCGCTGGAAAAATGAACTCTAAATACATTGTTTCAACTATTGGTTTCTCTTCAGACAAAAGAGGTCGTCGTATGTTGTTAGTTTACGAGCTTTTGGTTAATGGTAGTTTACAAGACTGTCTTTTACATCGTAAATGTAGTGAATTAAAGGATTGGGGAAAGAGGTTTTCGATTGCGGTTGATATAGCTAAAGGTTTAGAGTATTTGCATCATTTTTGTGATCCACCAGCTATTCATGGTGATATTAAGCCTAGTAATATACTATTGGATGATGATTTTAATGCGAAGATCGGGGATTTCGGGTTGGCGAGGTTGAAAGTAGAGGATCAAGTTGAGATTGATGTGAAAAAGGAGAGTCCTTTACGAAATGGGGTTGAGGATAATGGGTCTGTGGTTGAGGAAACTGAGAGTGTGATTACTGTTAATGGGGTTGAACAGTCGCCTGAGAGTTTTTCGGCTAGTGGGGTGGAATTGTCACCTGAGGCACCTGTGGTGTCTCCGAGAACGGTGGCAGATATGGTGTCCCCGTCTGAGGGGATTGAAAAAACGAGTCTTTCGGAGGGTAATTTTGATCGGTCGAGTATAGATAGTGGGGTTGAAATTGGTCATAAGAAGAAGAgtggggtgaagaagaagaggagtaTTACGGGGAAAGATTGGTGGTGGAAGCAAGATACGGGTGGAACGGATTCGGGAGTTGTGAAGGATTATGTAATGGAATGGATTGGGAATGAGATCAAGAAGGAGAGGCCTAAGACAGATTGGATTGGGGCTTCGTCGAGTTCAGGGAAACCGGAAAAGAAGAAACATAAGAAGCGATTAGATTGGTGGGTTTCATTGGATGATGAAAAAAAtgtgaagaaggagaagaggaGACCTGCGAGGGAGTGGTGGAAAGAGGAGTATTGTGAGGAGCTTGctaggaagaaaaagaaaaagaagaagcaacaGGGCGGAATTGGTTCAATTAGTGATGATTGTCATAGTGAGTCTTGGTGGCCAAGGGATGATGAGTTGTATACTGccaataagaagaagaaaaggagtaGGAGCAGGAGCAGTAAAAGTAGCATGGATTGGTGGTTGGATGGATTTAGTAGTGAGCTTCGGAGAGCTCGGAAGAATAGTTACGATTCTGCTAGTGGGGAGATACCTAAAAGTGGTGGTACTGGTATCAGTAGCACTCCTAGCATGAGAGGAACTGTGTGTTACGTTGCACCAGAATATGGTAGCTGTGGGGATCTATCTGAAAAGTGTGATGTTTATAGCTATGGGGTGCTTTTATTAGTTCTTATTGCTGGGCGTAGGCCACTTCAGGTGACAGGGTCACCTATGTCCGAATTCCAGCGTGCTAATCTTCTCTCTTGGGCACGTCACCTTGCCCGAGCAGGGAAGCTTCTTGATCTGGTTGATCAGTCTGTTACTGTTGAATCATTAGACAAAGAACAAGCATTACTTTGCATCACTGTTGCCCTGCTCTGCTTGCAGAAGTCACCTGCCCGCCGACCATCAATGAAAGAAGTAGTGGGGATGCTTTCCGGGGATTTAGAAGCTCCCCAGTTACCAGTCGAGCTTTCACCCTCACCCCCCTCCCGCTTCCCTTACAAATCCCACAAGAAGGTTCGGTGA